The following are encoded together in the Pseudomonas xantholysinigenes genome:
- the cspD gene encoding cold shock domain-containing protein CspD, with protein MASGKVKWFNNAKGYGFINEDGKTDDLFAHYSAIQMDGYKTLKAGQAVSFEIIQGPKGLHATEIKSATQATQANATTPGNTVEA; from the coding sequence ATGGCAAGCGGTAAAGTCAAGTGGTTCAACAATGCCAAGGGCTACGGATTCATCAACGAAGACGGCAAGACCGATGACCTGTTCGCCCATTATTCGGCGATCCAGATGGACGGTTACAAGACCCTGAAAGCCGGGCAAGCCGTGAGCTTCGAGATCATCCAGGGGCCCAAGGGCTTGCACGCGACCGAGATAAAAAGCGCCACCCAGGCCACCCAGGCCAATGCGACGACCCCAGGCAATACCGTCGAAGCCTGA
- the icd gene encoding NADP-dependent isocitrate dehydrogenase, with protein sequence MGYQKIKVPADGSKITVNADHSLNVPDNPIIPYIEGDGIGVDVSPVMIKVVDAAVHKAYGGKRKIAWMEVYAGEKATQVYDQDTWLPQETLDAVKDYVVSIKGPLTTPVGGGIRSLNVALRQQLDLYVCLRPVVWFQGVPSPVKKPGDVDMVIFRENSEDIYAGIEWKAGSPEANKVIKFLKEEMGVTKIRFDQDCGIGVKPVSKEGTKRLVRKALQYVVDNDRKSLTLVHKGNIMKFTEGAFKDWGYEVARDEFGAELLDGGPWMKFKNPRTGREVIVKDAIADAMLQQILLRPAEYDVIATLNLNGDYLSDALAAEVGGIGIAPGANLSDTVAMFEATHGTAPKYAGKDQVNPGSVILSAEMMLRHMGWTEAADLIIKGTNGAIAAKTVTYDFERLMDGATLVGSSGFGDALIKHM encoded by the coding sequence ATGGGATACCAGAAAATCAAGGTTCCGGCCGACGGCAGCAAGATCACCGTCAATGCAGACCATTCGCTCAATGTGCCCGACAACCCCATCATTCCTTATATCGAAGGCGACGGCATCGGCGTGGATGTCTCGCCGGTGATGATCAAGGTGGTCGACGCCGCCGTGCACAAGGCTTATGGCGGCAAGCGCAAGATCGCCTGGATGGAGGTGTACGCCGGCGAGAAGGCCACCCAGGTGTATGACCAGGACACCTGGCTGCCCCAGGAGACCCTGGACGCCGTGAAAGACTACGTGGTGTCGATCAAGGGGCCGCTGACCACCCCGGTCGGTGGCGGCATCCGCTCGCTCAACGTGGCCCTGCGCCAGCAGCTCGACCTGTACGTGTGCCTGCGTCCGGTGGTGTGGTTCCAGGGCGTGCCCAGCCCGGTGAAGAAGCCGGGCGATGTCGACATGGTGATTTTCCGCGAGAACTCCGAGGACATCTACGCCGGTATCGAGTGGAAAGCCGGCTCGCCCGAGGCGAACAAGGTGATCAAGTTCCTCAAGGAGGAAATGGGCGTCACCAAGATCCGTTTTGACCAGGACTGTGGCATCGGCGTCAAACCGGTCTCGAAGGAGGGTACCAAGCGCTTGGTGCGCAAGGCCTTGCAGTATGTGGTGGACAACGACCGCAAGTCGCTGACCCTGGTGCACAAGGGCAACATCATGAAGTTCACCGAGGGTGCGTTCAAGGACTGGGGCTATGAAGTGGCCCGCGACGAATTCGGCGCCGAGCTGCTCGATGGCGGCCCATGGATGAAGTTCAAGAACCCCAGGACCGGCCGCGAAGTGATCGTCAAGGATGCCATCGCCGATGCCATGCTCCAGCAGATCCTGCTGCGTCCGGCCGAATACGACGTGATCGCCACCCTCAACCTCAACGGTGACTACCTGTCCGATGCCCTGGCGGCGGAGGTCGGTGGCATCGGCATCGCCCCGGGCGCCAACCTGTCCGACACCGTGGCCATGTTCGAGGCCACCCACGGCACCGCGCCCAAATACGCTGGCAAGGACCAGGTCAATCCAGGCTCGGTGATTCTCTCGGCCGAGATGATGCTAAGGCACATGGGCTGGACCGAGGCCGCTGATCTGATCATCAAGGGCACCAACGGTGCGATCGCGGCCAAGACCGTGACCTATGACTTCGAGCGCCTGATGGATGGCGCTACGTTGGTCGGCAGCTCTGGCTTTGGCGATGCCTTGATCAAGCATATGTAG
- a CDS encoding thioredoxin family protein, which produces MTTEARGQRRLLKAGGMVLALVGLGLAGHLLARDSYGPMPSLAGARQWLNSAPLETQALKGKVVLVDFWTYDCVNCRRSLPHVNHWARRYGDQGLVVIGVHTPEYAYEQDIDSLRAQVRQLGIDYPVAVDNDYRIWNAWGNQFWPAHYFVDRQGQVRHVHFGEGDYAGQEQVIRTLLDERG; this is translated from the coding sequence ATGACAACTGAGGCGCGCGGCCAGCGCCGCCTGCTCAAGGCCGGCGGCATGGTCCTGGCCCTGGTCGGGTTGGGGCTGGCCGGCCACTTGTTGGCCCGCGACAGCTACGGCCCCATGCCGTCGCTGGCCGGTGCCCGGCAGTGGCTCAACTCGGCGCCGTTGGAGACTCAGGCACTCAAGGGCAAGGTGGTACTGGTGGACTTCTGGACCTACGACTGCGTCAACTGCCGGCGCAGCCTGCCGCACGTCAACCACTGGGCCCGGCGCTACGGCGACCAGGGCCTGGTGGTGATCGGCGTGCATACCCCGGAGTACGCCTACGAGCAGGATATCGACAGCCTGCGCGCCCAGGTTCGCCAGCTGGGCATCGACTACCCGGTGGCGGTGGACAACGACTACCGGATCTGGAACGCCTGGGGCAACCAGTTCTGGCCGGCGCATTACTTCGTCGACCGCCAGGGCCAGGTACGCCACGTGCATTTCGGCGAGGGCGACTATGCCGGGCAGGAACAGGTGATCCGCACACTGCTGGACGAGCGCGGCTGA
- a CDS encoding DUF2790 domain-containing protein has translation MTFKTLASAALFAIVGLGAVAAQASSSSLNQASVMQYRYGDQLDVKKVLSVKDDQRHACGVVNTRMDYLDSQGKAQSVEYRSYATSGCHDN, from the coding sequence ATGACCTTCAAGACCCTCGCCAGCGCCGCCCTGTTCGCCATTGTCGGCCTCGGCGCCGTCGCTGCCCAGGCCAGCAGCAGTTCGCTCAACCAGGCCAGCGTGATGCAGTACCGTTACGGCGACCAGCTGGACGTGAAGAAAGTGCTCTCGGTCAAGGACGACCAGCGCCATGCCTGCGGCGTGGTCAACACCCGCATGGACTACCTCGATTCGCAAGGCAAGGCGCAGAGCGTCGAATACCGCAGCTATGCCACCAGCGGCTGCCATGACAACTGA
- a CDS encoding response regulator, with the protein MDHVDHILVVDDDREIRELVGNYLKKNGLRTSIVADGRQMRAFLEQNSVDLIVLDIMMPGDDGLLLCRELRAGKHRNTPVLMLTARNDETDRIIGLEMGADDYLTKPFSARELLARINAVLRRTRMLPPNLTISESSRLIAFGPWRLDTTARHLLDAEGTLVALSGAEYRLLRVFLDHPQRVLSREQLLNLTQGREADIFDRSIDLLVSRLRQRLGDDAREPTCIKTVRSEGYVFSLPVQLLESPA; encoded by the coding sequence ATGGACCATGTCGATCACATCCTGGTCGTCGACGACGACCGCGAAATCCGCGAGCTGGTCGGCAACTACCTGAAGAAGAACGGCCTGCGCACCAGCATCGTCGCCGATGGCCGGCAGATGCGCGCCTTCCTCGAGCAGAACAGCGTCGACCTGATCGTCCTCGACATCATGATGCCCGGCGACGACGGCCTGCTGCTGTGCCGCGAGCTGCGCGCCGGCAAGCACCGCAACACCCCGGTGCTGATGCTCACCGCGCGCAACGACGAGACCGACCGCATCATCGGCCTGGAAATGGGCGCCGACGACTACCTGACCAAACCGTTCTCGGCCCGCGAACTGCTGGCGCGGATCAACGCCGTGCTGCGCCGCACGCGCATGCTGCCACCGAACCTGACCATCAGCGAAAGCAGCCGGCTGATCGCCTTCGGCCCCTGGCGCCTGGACACCACCGCGCGCCACCTGCTCGACGCCGAAGGCACTCTGGTGGCGTTGTCCGGTGCCGAATACCGCCTGTTGCGGGTGTTCCTCGACCACCCGCAGCGGGTGCTCAGCCGCGAGCAGTTGCTCAACCTCACCCAGGGCCGCGAGGCGGACATCTTCGACCGCTCCATCGACCTGCTGGTCAGCCGCCTGCGCCAGCGCCTGGGCGATGACGCCCGCGAGCCCACCTGCATCAAGACCGTGCGCAGCGAAGGCTATGTGTTCTCGCTGCCGGTGCAATTGCTGGAGTCGCCAGCATGA
- a CDS encoding ATP-binding protein — protein MKWPRTLASRLALIFFTGLVLAYGLSFSLQAYERYVSSRSMMLSNLELDVSTSVAILDRLPAAERPAWLPRLERRTYRYRLDDGLSGEAMPSENPPMAADSIVKAIGDRYRLTFQEIPGPNAHFQAHLRLADGAPLTIDVTPASVPVATWLPVVLLIQLAVLLACTWIAVRLAIGPLTRLVQAVDNLDPNHPGPLLDESGPREVRYAAVAFNALQARIAAYLKERMQLLAAISHDLQTPITRMKLRVEQMDDGQERDKLAHDLDAMEHLVREGVAYARSMDSGTEAPCRVNLDAFLDSLVFDYQDSGARVDRHGSAQATLETRPHALRRVLVNLVDNALKFAGSAQLEVGREHGVTVIRVLDDGPGIPEAELADVLKPFYRVEGSRNRSTGGTGLGLAIAQQLTLAMGGSLTLRNRAEGGLCAQVELR, from the coding sequence ATGAAATGGCCCCGCACCCTGGCCTCGCGCCTGGCCTTGATCTTCTTCACCGGGCTGGTCCTGGCCTATGGCCTGTCGTTCAGCCTGCAGGCCTACGAGCGCTATGTCAGCAGCCGCTCGATGATGCTCAGCAACCTGGAGCTGGATGTCTCCACCTCGGTGGCCATCCTCGACCGTCTGCCCGCCGCCGAGCGCCCGGCCTGGTTGCCGCGCCTGGAACGGCGGACCTACCGCTACCGACTGGACGACGGCCTGTCCGGCGAGGCGATGCCCAGCGAGAACCCGCCCATGGCCGCCGACTCCATCGTCAAGGCCATCGGCGACCGCTATCGCCTGACGTTCCAGGAAATCCCCGGCCCCAATGCGCATTTCCAGGCCCACTTGCGCCTGGCCGATGGTGCGCCGCTGACCATCGACGTCACCCCTGCCTCGGTGCCAGTGGCCACCTGGCTGCCGGTGGTGCTGCTGATCCAACTGGCGGTGCTGCTGGCCTGCACCTGGATCGCCGTGCGCCTGGCCATCGGCCCATTGACCCGCCTGGTGCAGGCAGTGGACAACCTCGACCCGAACCACCCCGGCCCGCTGCTCGACGAAAGCGGCCCACGGGAAGTGCGCTACGCTGCGGTGGCCTTCAACGCCTTGCAGGCGCGCATCGCCGCCTACCTCAAGGAGCGCATGCAGTTGCTGGCGGCGATCTCCCACGACCTGCAAACACCGATCACACGCATGAAACTGCGCGTCGAGCAAATGGACGACGGCCAGGAGCGGGACAAGCTGGCACATGACCTCGACGCCATGGAACACCTGGTACGCGAGGGCGTGGCCTATGCCCGCAGCATGGACAGCGGCACCGAGGCGCCGTGCCGGGTCAACCTCGACGCATTCCTCGACAGCCTGGTGTTCGACTACCAGGACAGCGGCGCCCGGGTCGATCGCCATGGCAGCGCCCAGGCGACCCTGGAGACCCGGCCCCATGCCCTGCGACGGGTGCTGGTCAACCTGGTGGACAATGCGCTGAAGTTCGCCGGCTCCGCGCAGTTGGAAGTGGGCCGCGAGCACGGCGTGACCGTGATCCGCGTGCTCGACGATGGCCCTGGCATCCCCGAGGCGGAACTGGCCGACGTGCTCAAGCCGTTCTACCGGGTCGAGGGCTCGCGCAACCGCAGCACCGGCGGCACCGGCCTGGGCCTGGCCATCGCCCAGCAGTTGACCCTGGCCATGGGCGGCAGCCTGACCTTGCGCAACCGCGCCGAGGGCGGGTTGTGCGCGCAGGTCGAGCTGCGCTGA
- a CDS encoding AzlC family ABC transporter permease, producing the protein MSSPPLARHAFLQGAIAILPLSLAVAPWGLLAGSMAIEANLSAWQGQGLSAIVFAGAAQLVAIGMLKGGANLFSILLTTLLLTSQHLLYGLSMRPVLSGLPTRWRLGLGFLLTDEFFALTSHHDQQQFNRWYALGVGLTFYVAWNLFTLAGIILGQNIPHLDQLGLDFSIVATFVALIAPLVRNLPTLVCVAVSLFCSVLFSYWHWETALVAAGLLGMAAGFVYQKFSGARS; encoded by the coding sequence ATGTCCAGCCCACCCCTCGCCCGCCACGCCTTCCTCCAAGGCGCCATCGCCATCCTGCCATTGTCCCTGGCCGTCGCGCCCTGGGGCCTGCTGGCCGGTTCCATGGCCATCGAAGCCAACCTCAGCGCCTGGCAAGGCCAGGGACTATCGGCCATCGTCTTCGCCGGCGCCGCGCAGCTGGTGGCTATCGGCATGCTCAAGGGCGGCGCCAACCTGTTCTCGATCCTGCTCACCACCTTGCTGCTGACCTCGCAGCACCTGCTCTACGGGCTGTCGATGCGCCCCGTGCTGTCGGGGCTGCCGACTCGCTGGCGGCTGGGCCTGGGCTTTCTGCTCACCGATGAGTTCTTCGCCCTGACCAGCCACCACGACCAGCAGCAGTTCAACCGCTGGTACGCCCTGGGCGTCGGGCTGACCTTCTACGTGGCGTGGAACCTGTTCACCCTGGCCGGCATCATCCTCGGCCAGAACATCCCGCATCTCGACCAACTGGGCCTGGATTTCTCCATTGTCGCCACCTTCGTCGCACTGATCGCGCCACTGGTGCGCAACCTGCCAACGCTGGTGTGCGTGGCGGTGTCGCTGTTCTGCTCGGTACTGTTCAGCTACTGGCACTGGGAAACCGCCCTGGTCGCCGCCGGCCTGCTGGGCATGGCCGCTGGGTTCGTCTATCAGAAATTTTCCGGAGCCCGCTCATGA
- a CDS encoding AzlD domain-containing protein — MIWLLICAMGAVVFLNRYAFLEPRLPLRLSSNARQFLGFAVPGMLTAICGPIIFLPGHQLELSPLNPYLLGALVAIGLVLLTRSVLLSMLASMLIFFLLRSWLA; from the coding sequence ATGATCTGGCTGCTGATCTGCGCCATGGGCGCGGTGGTATTCCTCAACCGCTACGCCTTTCTCGAACCACGCCTGCCACTGCGCCTGAGCTCCAACGCGCGGCAGTTCCTCGGCTTCGCCGTGCCCGGCATGCTCACGGCCATCTGCGGGCCGATCATCTTCCTGCCCGGGCATCAGCTTGAACTGAGCCCGCTCAACCCTTACCTGCTTGGCGCGCTGGTGGCCATCGGCCTGGTGCTGTTGACCCGCAGCGTGTTGCTGAGCATGCTGGCGAGCATGTTGATCTTCTTCCTCCTGCGCAGCTGGCTGGCATGA
- a CDS encoding AraC family transcriptional regulator encodes MNTPLREQTHLWQAPALGDVEMLHARYFQQRFAPHVHEGYVFTVIESGAQRFWHRGNEHLAPVGSMVLINPDELHTGATAHEAGWRYRGFYPEHARVTGVLDELELGRHGLPRFKDSVIQDPALAAAFSHLHRLSETGASALEQQTAWRQAVLALVQRHGHCAEPAAPGNEPLAVARARELLESQLADPPSLEALAAAVNLSPFHFARVFRQATGLPPHAWLKQRRLARARELLKSGQPALEVAFMLGFADQSHLSRQFKQAYGVTPGAYRQACLNLA; translated from the coding sequence ATGAACACGCCCCTGCGCGAACAGACCCACCTGTGGCAGGCGCCGGCCCTCGGCGATGTCGAGATGCTGCACGCTCGCTATTTCCAGCAGCGCTTCGCCCCGCATGTGCACGAAGGCTATGTGTTCACCGTGATCGAGTCTGGTGCCCAGCGCTTCTGGCACCGTGGCAACGAGCACCTGGCGCCAGTGGGCAGCATGGTGCTGATCAACCCCGACGAACTGCACACCGGCGCCACGGCTCATGAGGCCGGCTGGCGCTACCGTGGCTTCTACCCCGAGCACGCGCGGGTCACCGGGGTGCTCGACGAACTGGAACTGGGCCGCCATGGCCTGCCCCGCTTCAAGGACAGCGTGATCCAGGACCCGGCCCTGGCCGCCGCGTTCAGCCACCTGCACCGGCTGTCCGAAACCGGCGCCAGCGCCCTGGAGCAACAGACTGCCTGGCGCCAGGCCGTGCTGGCGCTGGTGCAGCGCCATGGCCACTGCGCCGAACCGGCCGCGCCCGGCAACGAGCCGCTGGCCGTGGCCCGCGCCCGTGAGTTGCTGGAAAGCCAGTTGGCCGACCCGCCGTCGCTGGAAGCGCTGGCCGCGGCGGTGAACCTGTCACCCTTTCACTTCGCCCGGGTGTTCCGCCAGGCCACCGGCCTGCCGCCCCATGCCTGGCTCAAGCAGCGTCGCCTGGCGCGGGCACGGGAGCTGCTGAAAAGCGGCCAGCCGGCCCTGGAGGTCGCCTTCATGCTCGGCTTTGCCGACCAGAGCCACCTGAGCCGCCAGTTCAAGCAGGCCTACGGGGTCACCCCCGGGGCCTATCGCCAGGCCTGCCTCAACCTGGCATAG
- a CDS encoding AraC family transcriptional regulator: MAWLDPDSPFDPDAFAVPVLGICSALGDHDSGHHCHRRGQLLFTRQGCVRIETPGHLCLLPPTQAAWIPAGLEHRARMRETVDYRSLYFTAALCKGMPAQVTILSVNALLRELFERMAQAPFDTAWDRGGSAHLLALCLDELRQAPRQPMFLPLPSDRRLARLVEQLDRLPPTLGELAGQVGASEKTISRLLRRDTGMSYQQWRQQWRLLRAVEQLALQRPLGAITDELGFASDSAFIAFFRGMTGLTPGAWARAAMPG; encoded by the coding sequence ATGGCCTGGCTGGACCCGGACTCACCTTTTGACCCCGACGCCTTCGCCGTGCCCGTGCTGGGTATCTGCTCGGCCTTGGGCGACCACGACTCAGGGCACCACTGCCATCGTCGCGGCCAGTTGCTTTTCACTCGTCAGGGCTGCGTGCGAATCGAGACGCCTGGGCATTTGTGTCTGTTGCCACCGACGCAGGCGGCGTGGATCCCGGCGGGGCTCGAGCATCGGGCGCGGATGCGCGAGACCGTGGACTACCGCTCGCTGTACTTCACCGCAGCGTTATGCAAAGGCATGCCCGCGCAAGTCACGATCCTCAGCGTCAATGCGTTGCTGCGCGAATTGTTCGAACGCATGGCCCAGGCACCGTTCGACACGGCCTGGGACCGCGGCGGCAGCGCGCATCTGCTGGCGTTGTGCCTGGACGAACTGCGGCAGGCGCCGCGCCAGCCGATGTTCCTGCCATTGCCGAGTGACCGCCGCTTGGCTCGGCTGGTGGAGCAGTTGGACCGTTTGCCGCCAACGCTGGGTGAGCTGGCGGGCCAGGTGGGGGCCAGCGAAAAGACCATCAGCCGCCTGCTCAGGCGCGACACCGGGATGTCCTATCAGCAATGGCGGCAGCAGTGGCGCCTGTTGCGCGCGGTGGAGCAGTTGGCACTGCAACGGCCCTTGGGGGCGATCACCGATGAACTGGGTTTTGCCAGCGACAGCGCTTTCATCGCTTTCTTTCGCGGCATGACCGGTTTGACGCCCGGCGCCTGGGCGCGGGCGGCTATGCCAGGTTGA
- a CDS encoding MFS transporter, translating to MLSRSWLALASALLMFPQIAETLYSPALVSLAEHFAVNAAQASLTLSLYFVAFAAGVLAWGRLSDLWGRRPAMLAGLLLYSVAALAALLADNFSQLLAARIVAAFAAAVGSVVTQTVLRDRHQGAELARVFSLLGACLALSPALGLLGGAWLDNVLGYQGVLAGQLLMATILLAWTWRCLPETRPGRCTAPALGQLLWRLLVDRRIQQACALVAVFNISVFSWYSLAPFIFERLGASAWMGYSGLALAGGALLGAQLNDRLLRRGISMQRLLRLACLLDLLAALAMLALANSLWAVAAMLLVMVAFAMAIPLVLGSALVDYGDCRGSAGALFGLLYYLQIGLGLMLVGAAQALAATLLACALLACLLAVGYRA from the coding sequence ATGCTTTCCCGATCCTGGCTGGCCCTGGCCAGTGCCCTGCTGATGTTCCCGCAAATTGCCGAGACCCTTTACAGCCCGGCCCTGGTTTCGCTGGCCGAACATTTTGCCGTGAACGCCGCCCAGGCGTCGCTGACCCTGTCGCTGTATTTCGTGGCGTTCGCCGCCGGCGTGCTGGCCTGGGGGCGCCTGTCCGACCTGTGGGGCCGGCGCCCAGCCATGCTCGCGGGGTTGCTGTTGTACAGCGTCGCCGCCCTGGCCGCGCTGCTGGCCGACAATTTCAGCCAACTGCTGGCCGCCCGAATCGTGGCAGCCTTTGCCGCTGCGGTGGGCTCGGTGGTGACCCAGACCGTGCTGCGCGACCGTCACCAGGGCGCCGAACTGGCCCGGGTATTCTCGCTGCTTGGCGCCTGCCTGGCCCTCAGCCCGGCCCTGGGCCTGCTCGGCGGAGCCTGGCTGGATAACGTGCTTGGCTACCAGGGCGTGCTGGCCGGCCAATTGCTGATGGCCACGATATTGCTGGCCTGGACCTGGCGCTGCCTGCCGGAAACCCGCCCCGGCCGATGCACGGCCCCGGCGCTCGGCCAACTGCTCTGGCGCCTGCTCGTCGACCGCCGCATCCAGCAGGCCTGCGCCCTGGTGGCCGTGTTCAACATCAGCGTGTTCAGTTGGTACAGCTTGGCGCCGTTTATCTTCGAGCGGCTCGGCGCCAGCGCCTGGATGGGGTATTCCGGCCTTGCCCTGGCAGGTGGCGCGTTGCTCGGCGCACAGCTCAACGACAGGTTGCTGCGCCGAGGGATCAGCATGCAGCGCCTGTTGCGCCTGGCCTGCCTGCTCGACCTGCTGGCAGCCCTGGCCATGTTGGCGTTGGCCAACAGCCTGTGGGCGGTCGCCGCCATGCTGCTGGTGATGGTTGCCTTTGCCATGGCCATCCCGCTGGTGCTCGGCTCGGCCCTGGTCGACTACGGCGATTGTCGCGGCAGTGCCGGGGCGCTGTTCGGGCTGCTCTATTATCTGCAGATCGGCCTGGGATTGATGCTGGTGGGGGCCGCCCAGGCCCTGGCGGCGACACTGCTGGCCTGCGCGCTGCTGGCCTGCTTGCTGGCCGTTGGCTACCGCGCCTGA
- a CDS encoding copper chaperone PCu(A)C, translated as MSMQPIKRGLAALALLGLTLPALAQTTVSDAWVRASVPQQHATGAFMTLTASSDSKLVGVASPVAKTVQVHEMTMNGDVMGMREVKAVELPAGKAVTLDPNGYHVMLMGLNQQVKEGEQVALTLTIEDAKGVKETLQVQAPVRALNAEAGAGHDHMHMNH; from the coding sequence ATGTCGATGCAACCGATCAAGCGCGGCCTGGCCGCCCTGGCCCTGCTGGGCCTGACCTTGCCAGCCCTGGCCCAGACCACCGTGAGCGATGCCTGGGTGCGCGCCAGCGTGCCGCAGCAGCACGCCACCGGCGCCTTCATGACCCTCACCGCCAGCAGCGACAGCAAGCTGGTGGGCGTGGCTTCGCCGGTGGCCAAGACCGTGCAGGTGCACGAGATGACCATGAACGGCGACGTGATGGGCATGCGTGAAGTCAAGGCGGTCGAGTTGCCGGCCGGCAAGGCGGTGACCCTGGATCCGAACGGCTACCACGTGATGCTGATGGGCTTGAACCAGCAGGTCAAGGAAGGCGAGCAGGTAGCGCTGACCCTGACCATCGAGGATGCCAAGGGCGTGAAGGAAACCCTGCAGGTACAGGCACCGGTACGCGCGCTCAACGCCGAGGCCGGCGCCGGGCATGACCATATGCACATGAATCACTGA
- a CDS encoding SCO family protein — MNDLLTRRAVVAGMGVLGLGLLAGCSPARGLDFKYGKNMSNEILGRKFKLKDTQGNERTLSSFYGSMPMIFFGFTQCPAVCPTAMARVAQIRKILRGRDRDLFQPVFITLDPERDTPEVLDAYVKAFDPSIVALTGTPEEIDAVAREFKVFYEKVPAGDTYTISHSSTSYVYDTRSTLRLSLGHSLNAKECAEDLVTLMEIC, encoded by the coding sequence ATGAATGATCTGTTGACCCGGCGCGCGGTTGTCGCCGGGATGGGCGTACTGGGCCTTGGCCTGCTGGCGGGCTGCAGCCCGGCCCGGGGCCTGGACTTCAAGTACGGCAAGAACATGAGCAACGAGATCCTTGGGCGCAAGTTCAAGCTCAAGGACACGCAAGGCAACGAGCGGACCCTGTCGAGCTTCTACGGGTCGATGCCGATGATCTTCTTCGGCTTCACCCAGTGCCCGGCCGTCTGCCCGACCGCCATGGCGCGGGTGGCGCAGATTCGCAAGATCCTCCGTGGCCGTGATCGCGACCTGTTCCAGCCGGTGTTCATCACCCTGGATCCGGAGCGCGACACCCCCGAGGTGCTAGACGCCTACGTCAAGGCCTTCGATCCGTCGATCGTCGCCCTGACCGGCACCCCCGAGGAAATCGATGCGGTGGCCCGGGAGTTCAAGGTGTTCTACGAGAAGGTTCCGGCCGGCGACACCTACACCATCTCTCACTCGTCCACCAGCTACGTCTACGATACGCGTAGCACCCTGCGCCTGAGCCTGGGGCATTCCCTGAACGCCAAGGAATGCGCCGAGGATCTGGTTACCCTGATGGAGATCTGCTGA
- the nfuA gene encoding Fe-S biogenesis protein NfuA yields MSAITITDAAHDYLADLLSKQNTPGIGIRIFITQPGTQYAETCIAYCKPGEEKPDDEPVGLKSFTAYLDAVSVPFLEDALVDYATDRMGGQLTIKAPNAKVPMVNEDSPINERINYYLQTEINPGLASHGGAVSLVDVVDDGIAVLQFGGGCQGCGQADVTLKEGIERTLLERIPELKGVRDVTDHSQKENAYY; encoded by the coding sequence ATGAGCGCTATAACCATTACCGACGCCGCCCATGATTACCTGGCCGATCTGCTGTCCAAGCAGAACACGCCTGGCATCGGCATCCGTATTTTCATCACCCAGCCGGGCACCCAGTACGCCGAGACCTGCATCGCCTACTGCAAGCCGGGCGAAGAGAAGCCCGACGATGAACCGGTGGGCCTGAAAAGCTTCACTGCCTACCTCGACGCGGTCAGCGTGCCGTTCCTCGAGGACGCGCTGGTGGACTACGCCACCGACCGCATGGGTGGCCAGCTGACCATCAAGGCGCCGAACGCCAAGGTGCCGATGGTCAACGAGGACAGCCCGATCAACGAGCGGATCAACTACTACCTGCAGACCGAGATCAACCCGGGCCTGGCCAGTCACGGCGGTGCCGTGAGCCTGGTGGACGTGGTCGACGACGGCATTGCCGTGCTGCAGTTCGGCGGTGGTTGCCAAGGTTGCGGCCAGGCCGATGTGACGCTGAAGGAAGGCATCGAGCGCACCCTGCTCGAGCGTATTCCCGAGCTCAAGGGCGTGCGTGACGTGACCGACCACAGCCAAAAGGAAAACGCATACTACTAA